One Methylohalobius crimeensis 10Ki DNA segment encodes these proteins:
- a CDS encoding zinc ribbon domain-containing protein YjdM, with protein sequence MSRLPKCPKCGSEYVYEDGTTYVCPECAHEWAIDAAAESEEQAGGVRDAHGNWLQDGDTVTVIKDLKVKGSSSVVKVGTKVKGIRLVEGDHDIDCKIPGIGKMSLKSEFVKKA encoded by the coding sequence ATGAGTCGTTTGCCTAAATGCCCGAAATGCGGTTCGGAATATGTCTATGAAGACGGTACCACCTATGTGTGTCCGGAATGCGCCCATGAATGGGCGATCGATGCGGCGGCGGAAAGCGAAGAGCAAGCGGGCGGGGTGCGTGACGCCCATGGAAATTGGCTTCAGGACGGCGACACCGTCACGGTCATCAAGGATTTGAAGGTCAAAGGTTCTTCGTCGGTGGTGAAAGTGGGGACCAAGGTCAAAGGTATCCGGCTCGTCGAAGGCGACCATGACATCGACTGCAAAATTCCCGGAATCGGGAAAATGAGTCTGAAATCGGAGTTCGTGAAGAAAGCCTGA
- a CDS encoding DEAD/DEAH box helicase, whose translation MAKLIPSLNSCVSRMQAGERRFARRLESLLEDDYLCWYELPVGKRQRYTDFIILHPLRGLLLLEVKDWKLDTIRKIDKAAVTLMTAQGLKTVSNPLEQARQCTYQLLKQLEKDPQLVTQSGRYQGRLVFPYGYGVVLTQITRKQFDSTDLGEVLPEHYTLCKDDMVENMDPEAFQERLWNMFNVQFPRSLTLPQIDRIRWHLYPEVRIRSAEQDDLFAPEAEEKPLDALVPVIVKVMDLQQEQLARSLGEGHRVIHGVAGSGKTLILGYRCLYLAKLLNKPILVLCYNITLAARLREMMAERGIDDRVNVYHFHDWCGEQLRTYRIDRPASGPGYLEQLVERVIAAVEQGKIPQAQYGAVMIDEGHDFDPEWLKLVVGMVDPGTNSLLLLYDDAQSIYSKKNTLDFSLSSVGVQARGRTTILKLNYRNTEEILDFAYRFASRYFSPDEPDEDHVPVVEPQSAGRHGPPPVIKTFKNYAQEAHYIARILHKLRAEQNIPWQDMCVTYRSHWMGEKLQQAFQAEGVPCHWLGNGKAKKQFKTATDSVKLMTMHSSKGLEFPVVAISGIGFMPAEGADPIAEAKLLYVAMTRSTEKLLLTSHRETEFLRQLRETTSSFPGNESADRLASKPSGTN comes from the coding sequence ATGGCCAAATTGATTCCCTCACTCAATAGTTGCGTAAGCCGCATGCAGGCGGGAGAAAGGCGCTTCGCCCGGCGCTTGGAATCCCTGCTGGAAGACGACTACCTCTGTTGGTACGAATTGCCGGTGGGTAAACGGCAGCGTTACACCGATTTCATTATTCTCCATCCCTTGCGCGGACTGTTGCTGCTGGAGGTCAAGGACTGGAAGTTGGATACGATCCGGAAGATCGACAAAGCCGCCGTCACGCTGATGACGGCTCAAGGGCTTAAAACCGTCAGCAACCCGCTGGAGCAGGCCCGCCAATGCACCTACCAACTGCTCAAACAATTGGAGAAAGACCCGCAACTGGTGACCCAATCGGGCCGTTATCAAGGCCGCTTGGTTTTTCCCTATGGCTACGGCGTGGTGCTGACCCAAATCACCCGCAAGCAATTCGATTCCACCGACTTGGGCGAGGTGCTGCCGGAGCATTACACCCTCTGCAAGGATGACATGGTGGAAAACATGGATCCGGAGGCTTTCCAGGAGCGCCTGTGGAACATGTTCAACGTTCAGTTTCCCCGGTCCTTGACCCTGCCGCAAATCGACCGCATCCGCTGGCACCTGTATCCCGAGGTGCGCATCCGGTCGGCCGAGCAGGACGATCTGTTTGCCCCTGAAGCCGAAGAAAAACCCCTCGACGCGTTGGTGCCGGTTATCGTCAAAGTCATGGATCTGCAGCAGGAGCAGCTGGCCCGCAGCTTGGGGGAAGGCCACCGGGTCATCCACGGTGTGGCCGGCTCGGGCAAGACGCTGATCCTGGGCTATCGCTGCCTCTACCTGGCCAAGCTATTGAACAAGCCGATTCTGGTACTCTGCTACAACATCACTTTGGCCGCCAGGCTGCGCGAAATGATGGCGGAGCGGGGAATCGACGACAGGGTCAATGTCTATCATTTTCACGATTGGTGCGGCGAACAGCTGCGCACCTATCGCATCGATCGCCCCGCCTCAGGACCGGGCTACTTGGAGCAACTGGTGGAACGGGTGATCGCCGCCGTCGAGCAAGGCAAGATTCCCCAGGCCCAATACGGCGCGGTGATGATCGACGAGGGACACGACTTCGATCCGGAATGGTTGAAATTGGTGGTCGGCATGGTCGATCCGGGGACGAACTCCCTCCTGCTGCTGTACGACGACGCCCAATCCATCTACAGCAAGAAAAACACCCTCGACTTCAGCCTCTCCAGCGTGGGCGTTCAAGCGCGGGGCCGAACCACCATCCTCAAACTCAACTACCGGAATACCGAGGAGATCCTCGATTTCGCCTATCGCTTCGCCAGTCGCTACTTCAGCCCCGACGAGCCGGACGAGGATCACGTTCCCGTGGTGGAACCGCAATCGGCGGGGCGCCACGGACCGCCTCCGGTCATCAAAACCTTTAAAAATTACGCTCAGGAAGCGCACTATATCGCCCGAATCCTGCATAAATTGCGCGCCGAACAAAATATACCCTGGCAGGATATGTGCGTGACCTACCGCAGTCATTGGATGGGTGAAAAATTGCAGCAAGCTTTTCAGGCGGAAGGCGTTCCCTGCCATTGGCTGGGAAACGGCAAGGCCAAAAAGCAATTCAAAACGGCCACCGACAGCGTCAAGCTGATGACGATGCACAGCAGCAAGGGGCTGGAGTTTCCCGTCGTCGCCATCTCCGGCATCGGCTTTATGCCTGCGGAGGGAGCCGACCCCATCGCGGAAGCCAAGCTCCTCTACGTAGCCATGACCCGTTCCACCGAAAAGCTGCTATTGACCAGTCACCGGGAGACGGAGTTTCTCCGTCAGTTGAGAGAAACAACCTCGTCCTTTCCCGGTAACGAATCAGCTGATAGGCTGGCTTCCAAACCATCGGGCACGAATTAA
- a CDS encoding AbrB/MazE/SpoVT family DNA-binding domain-containing protein: protein MTTDESRSEVHIDIEGRVVVPTHLLRALNLKPGDRLMVRKVGDSFMFERRETIENRLWKMFSQIPKGISMVDELIAERRAEAWHEVAE from the coding sequence ATGACGACCGACGAATCACGCAGCGAAGTCCATATAGACATCGAGGGAAGGGTGGTAGTCCCGACACACTTGCTTCGGGCATTGAACCTGAAACCGGGTGACCGATTGATGGTTCGCAAGGTAGGCGACAGCTTCATGTTCGAGCGGCGCGAGACCATCGAGAATCGACTGTGGAAGATGTTTTCTCAAATTCCCAAAGGGATTAGCATGGTGGACGAGCTGATAGCCGAACGGCGCGCCGAAGCTTGGCATGAGGTTGCGGAATGA
- a CDS encoding sulfite exporter TauE/SafE family protein, producing the protein MASLKSFAFSLVVAASVWIGWYRLGGGAPLFANLLEHWQIALTMVFGSFIAGATSEGGGAVAFPVLTKVLSVSPVDARVFSLAIQSVGMTAAALVILAMKIRLEWRVIRWASAGGAGGIAMGSALIAPQLPPAVTKIIFTVMVASFAFVLWALNRHFPARHQKLPVFGHKEKGILLTTGFLGGVMSGLVGNGIDIVVFSLIVLLFRVCEKVATPTSVVLMAINALVGFAFQLTFLGGLSQEVKAYWLAAIPVVVVGAPAGAMLCSLLNRTIIVRVLLALIAVEGVSTLLLIPMNLPVIAGGSVSLAGFLALYVLMYRCQTYLPPDIRTPATAGHFRAGRAMLGAEE; encoded by the coding sequence ATGGCGTCTCTGAAATCCTTCGCCTTCAGCCTGGTGGTGGCCGCAAGCGTATGGATCGGCTGGTACCGCTTGGGAGGCGGCGCCCCCCTTTTCGCGAATTTGCTGGAACATTGGCAAATCGCCCTCACCATGGTGTTCGGCTCCTTCATCGCCGGCGCCACCAGCGAAGGGGGCGGCGCGGTCGCCTTTCCGGTGCTGACCAAGGTATTGAGCGTTTCCCCCGTGGACGCCAGGGTGTTTTCCCTGGCCATCCAAAGCGTCGGAATGACCGCCGCCGCGCTGGTGATTCTGGCGATGAAAATTCGGCTGGAATGGCGCGTCATCCGCTGGGCTAGCGCGGGGGGCGCGGGGGGAATCGCCATGGGCAGCGCCCTCATCGCCCCCCAGTTGCCGCCGGCGGTGACCAAAATCATCTTTACGGTGATGGTCGCCAGTTTCGCCTTCGTTCTATGGGCATTGAATCGGCATTTCCCCGCTCGCCACCAGAAGCTTCCGGTGTTCGGGCACAAGGAAAAAGGCATCCTCCTGACGACCGGTTTTCTCGGCGGAGTCATGAGCGGACTGGTGGGCAATGGCATCGATATCGTCGTATTTTCCCTGATCGTCCTCTTGTTCAGGGTCTGCGAGAAAGTGGCCACCCCCACCTCGGTGGTGTTGATGGCGATCAATGCTCTGGTAGGGTTCGCGTTCCAACTGACCTTTCTCGGCGGACTTTCCCAGGAAGTGAAAGCCTATTGGCTGGCGGCGATTCCGGTCGTGGTGGTGGGCGCGCCGGCGGGAGCGATGCTGTGCTCTCTTTTGAATCGCACGATCATCGTCCGGGTGCTTTTGGCGCTGATCGCCGTGGAGGGGGTCAGCACGCTGCTATTGATTCCCATGAACCTGCCGGTCATTGCCGGCGGTTCGGTTTCCCTGGCCGGATTTCTCGCCCTATACGTCCTGATGTATCGCTGCCAAACCTACCTGCCCCCGGATATACGCACGCCGGCGACCGCTGGACACTTCCGCGCCGGCCGCGCTATGCTCGGGGCCGAAGAATAA
- the dhaL gene encoding dihydroxyacetone kinase subunit DhaL: MPLTPAILPDLIRAAAEAIDAHAEEVTALDQTLGDGDHVTNLQRGLKALTAKSDELTQISDWSNAFQTIGMTVMSSVGGASGSLYGTLFVALAKAYRGDRPVAPTPLTLAAFAGAFNEAVAAVQKRGKTEVGEKTMVDTLVPVANALTAGAQGGEPSTDAAEKVKQAAVAGMESTRDLLATKGRASYLGERTRGIVDAGARTSQLMICAITDALTGQTT; the protein is encoded by the coding sequence ATGCCTTTGACGCCCGCCATTCTGCCGGATCTGATTCGAGCCGCCGCCGAGGCCATCGACGCCCACGCCGAGGAAGTCACCGCCCTCGACCAGACGCTCGGGGACGGCGATCACGTCACCAACCTGCAGCGCGGCCTCAAAGCCCTGACCGCCAAAAGCGACGAACTGACGCAGATAAGCGATTGGAGCAATGCCTTTCAAACAATCGGCATGACGGTGATGTCCAGCGTCGGCGGCGCTTCCGGTTCCTTGTACGGGACGCTGTTCGTCGCCCTGGCCAAAGCCTATAGGGGCGACCGGCCGGTCGCCCCTACTCCCTTGACGCTGGCAGCGTTCGCCGGCGCGTTCAACGAAGCGGTGGCGGCGGTGCAAAAGCGCGGCAAGACGGAGGTGGGGGAAAAAACCATGGTGGATACCTTGGTGCCGGTAGCCAATGCGCTGACCGCCGGGGCGCAGGGAGGCGAACCCTCGACGGACGCGGCGGAAAAGGTCAAACAAGCGGCGGTGGCGGGCATGGAATCGACCCGCGACCTCCTCGCCACCAAGGGCCGAGCTTCTTATTTGGGGGAACGCACCCGTGGCATCGTGGATGCCGGCGCCCGCACCAGTCAGCTGATGATCTGCGCCATCACCGACGCCCTAACCGGCCAAACGACCTAA
- the dhaK gene encoding dihydroxyacetone kinase subunit DhaK — protein MKKFINHVDSLLDESLRGFAKAHADLVEVNPEPCFIKRKQPGNAGKVAVISGGGSGHEPLHSGYVGRGMLDAACPGQIFTSPGPDQMLAAAQAVENGGGVLFIVKNYAGDVMNFEMAAEMLECPVETVLVQDDISLPKEHDIGRRGVAGTLMVEKIVGAAAEEGADLAALKALGDRVAERTATFGVALSGCNVPALGGPTFTLPADKVELGVGIHGEHGRELMDFSSATEIVKRMGEAIEDELPLSKGQPVLLHVNGLGATTLMELYLVYELAYDFWKQHGLDIRRSLVGNYTTALDMAGCSISLTLLEDELTRLWDAPVHTPGLRWGC, from the coding sequence ATGAAAAAATTCATCAACCATGTTGATTCCCTGCTCGACGAAAGCCTGCGCGGCTTTGCCAAGGCCCATGCGGACCTGGTGGAAGTCAACCCCGAACCCTGCTTCATCAAACGCAAGCAGCCCGGAAATGCCGGCAAGGTGGCGGTGATTTCCGGCGGCGGCTCCGGGCACGAGCCCTTGCATAGCGGTTACGTCGGCCGGGGGATGCTGGATGCCGCCTGTCCCGGCCAGATTTTCACCTCGCCCGGTCCGGATCAGATGCTCGCCGCCGCCCAGGCTGTGGAGAATGGCGGGGGCGTGCTGTTCATCGTCAAGAATTATGCCGGCGACGTGATGAATTTCGAGATGGCCGCCGAGATGCTCGAATGCCCCGTCGAAACGGTGTTGGTTCAGGACGATATTTCCTTGCCCAAGGAACACGACATCGGTCGACGCGGCGTGGCGGGAACCCTGATGGTGGAAAAGATCGTGGGTGCGGCGGCCGAGGAGGGGGCCGATCTGGCCGCCTTGAAAGCCCTGGGGGATCGGGTGGCCGAGCGGACCGCCACCTTCGGCGTGGCCTTGTCCGGTTGCAACGTGCCGGCCCTGGGCGGCCCCACCTTCACCTTGCCGGCGGACAAGGTCGAACTGGGGGTCGGCATCCACGGCGAGCACGGTCGCGAACTCATGGATTTCAGCAGCGCCACCGAAATCGTCAAGCGGATGGGCGAGGCGATCGAGGATGAACTCCCCTTGAGCAAGGGCCAGCCGGTGCTGCTTCACGTCAACGGCCTGGGCGCGACCACCTTGATGGAACTTTATCTGGTCTACGAGCTGGCCTACGATTTCTGGAAACAGCACGGCTTGGATATTCGCCGCTCCCTGGTGGGCAACTACACCACCGCCTTGGATATGGCCGGCTGCTCCATCAGCTTGACCCTGCTCGAGGACGAGCTGACCCGGCTGTGGGACGCGCCGGTCCACACGCCGGGATTGCGTTGGGGGTGTTAG
- a CDS encoding HAD-IIA family hydrolase: MGTLFVKQTHTDVPLHNARALIVDMDGVLWRGSEPMPGIREFFRTLRGAGMPFILATNNASSTPRNYVAKLARMGVEVRAEEILTSGIATARYLAEHHDPGATKVCVLGEEGLRQPLAEAGFILTGWHKETDDWRADIVVVGKDETLTWDKLATATLNLNAGARFIGTNADTTLPMELGFTHGTGAILAALIAATGLTPSIIGKPEPIMYRQALGRLGVEPHAVVAIGDRLETDILGAVRAGIRSLLVLTGVSTEADLKRAEYRPDWVLADIEAVTKVLQGRMELD, encoded by the coding sequence ATGGGAACCCTATTCGTGAAACAAACCCACACCGACGTGCCGCTCCACAACGCCCGCGCCCTGATCGTCGATATGGACGGCGTGCTTTGGCGAGGCAGCGAGCCGATGCCCGGCATCCGGGAGTTCTTCCGGACGCTGCGGGGGGCGGGAATGCCGTTCATTCTGGCGACCAACAACGCCAGTTCCACCCCCCGCAATTACGTGGCCAAGCTTGCCCGGATGGGCGTGGAAGTGCGCGCGGAGGAAATTTTGACCTCCGGCATCGCCACCGCCCGCTATCTGGCCGAGCACCACGATCCGGGGGCGACCAAGGTCTGTGTCCTGGGCGAGGAGGGGCTTCGTCAACCCCTGGCGGAGGCGGGTTTCATCCTGACCGGATGGCACAAGGAAACCGACGACTGGCGCGCGGATATCGTGGTGGTGGGAAAAGACGAGACCCTGACCTGGGACAAACTCGCCACCGCCACCTTGAATCTCAACGCCGGCGCCCGCTTCATCGGCACCAACGCCGATACCACCCTGCCCATGGAGCTGGGGTTCACCCACGGCACCGGCGCCATTCTGGCGGCCTTGATCGCGGCCACCGGCCTCACCCCGAGCATCATCGGCAAACCGGAACCGATCATGTATCGCCAGGCCTTGGGCCGATTGGGCGTCGAACCCCATGCGGTGGTGGCCATCGGGGATCGGCTCGAAACCGATATCTTGGGCGCGGTCCGAGCCGGCATCCGCAGTTTATTGGTATTGACCGGGGTATCCACCGAGGCGGACCTGAAGCGGGCCGAGTACCGGCCGGACTGGGTATTGGCGGATATCGAGGCGGTCACGAAAGTGTTGCAGGGACGGATGGAATTGGATTGA
- the argH gene encoding argininosuccinate lyase: protein MTENDSKSCGAEKPWGGRFEQPTDRFVEEFTASVDFDKRLAPYDIQGSIAHARMLQKIGVLTQAERDAIVSGLEQILAEIQREEFSWSVTLEDVHMNIEARLTRLVGEAGKKLHTGRSRNDQVATDIRLWLRDEIGRLLGELGRLQNALLDLAEREADTIMPGFTHLQVAQPITFGHHLMAWFEMLQRDRERLLDCRRRVNVMPLGAAAMAGTSFPIDRAYTAELLGFERPASNSLDAVSDRDFAIEFCACAALIMTHLSRFSEELVLWTSAQFDFLELPDAFCTGSSIMPQKKNPDVPELVRGKTGRVNGHLMGLLTLMKAQPLAYNKDNQEDKEPLFDTVDTLLNSLRAFADMVPHIQAKPDRMRQAASQGFATATDLADYLVRRGVPFRDAHEIVGQAVRLALQQGCDLADLPLDRLQTLSDKIEADVYRILTLEGSVASRAHHGGTAPGQVKKAIEEGRALLRPSKTHGAETK, encoded by the coding sequence ATGACAGAAAACGACTCGAAGAGCTGCGGAGCAGAAAAACCCTGGGGCGGTCGTTTCGAGCAACCCACCGACCGATTCGTCGAAGAATTCACCGCTTCGGTGGACTTCGACAAGCGCCTGGCCCCCTACGATATCCAAGGCTCCATCGCCCATGCCCGAATGCTCCAAAAGATCGGCGTCCTCACCCAGGCCGAACGGGATGCGATCGTATCCGGCCTGGAGCAGATTCTGGCAGAGATCCAGCGGGAGGAATTCAGCTGGTCGGTGACCCTGGAAGACGTCCACATGAACATCGAGGCCCGCCTGACCCGGCTCGTCGGCGAGGCCGGCAAGAAACTTCACACCGGGCGATCCCGCAACGACCAGGTGGCTACCGACATTCGCTTGTGGCTGCGCGATGAAATCGGCCGGCTTCTGGGCGAGCTCGGTCGGCTTCAGAATGCTTTATTAGACTTGGCCGAACGCGAAGCCGACACCATCATGCCCGGTTTCACTCATCTTCAGGTGGCCCAGCCGATTACCTTCGGCCATCACCTCATGGCCTGGTTCGAAATGCTCCAGCGCGACCGCGAGCGACTGCTCGACTGTCGCCGCCGGGTCAACGTCATGCCCCTGGGAGCCGCGGCGATGGCCGGCACTTCCTTTCCCATCGACCGGGCTTACACCGCCGAACTTTTGGGATTCGAGCGTCCCGCTTCCAATTCCCTCGATGCGGTCTCGGATCGGGATTTCGCGATTGAATTTTGCGCCTGCGCGGCGTTGATCATGACGCACCTGTCGCGCTTCTCCGAGGAATTGGTGCTGTGGACCTCGGCCCAGTTCGATTTCCTGGAGCTGCCGGACGCCTTCTGCACCGGCTCGTCGATCATGCCCCAGAAGAAAAATCCGGACGTCCCGGAACTGGTGCGCGGCAAAACCGGCCGCGTCAACGGCCACCTGATGGGGCTTTTGACCTTGATGAAAGCCCAACCCCTGGCCTACAACAAGGACAACCAGGAGGACAAGGAACCCCTGTTCGACACGGTGGACACCCTGTTAAACAGCCTGCGCGCCTTCGCCGACATGGTCCCCCATATTCAAGCCAAGCCCGACCGGATGCGGCAAGCGGCGAGCCAGGGGTTCGCCACCGCCACCGATCTGGCCGATTACCTGGTCCGCCGCGGGGTCCCCTTTCGCGATGCCCACGAAATCGTCGGTCAAGCGGTCCGCCTGGCCCTGCAGCAAGGCTGCGACTTGGCCGATCTGCCCTTGGACCGACTCCAAACCCTGTCGGATAAAATCGAGGCGGACGTCTATCGGATTCTGACCTTGGAAGGCTCGGTCGCTTCCCGCGCCCACCACGGCGGCACCGCCCCCGGGCAGGTCAAAAAAGCGATCGAGGAAGGCCGCGCCCTGCTCCGACCATCGAAAACGCATGGCGCGGAAACCAAATGA
- a CDS encoding diguanylate cyclase: MIATLDDLSVALDQAPWGVLILRQGRIAWINETLAALTGQAKSDFIGRRLPETALGQERNALVTLPGSDGPRRLRSHRIEPYQSGEVVYYQDVTEHLELQEAAEALHRRLQTIETIDPVTRLKNRRAILQELDRQISRSRRYHNPLSVIRLTLEMDGEAEARRKQMESVGQAIKDNLRWADDVGVLDERTFLLLLPETLEEDAKELAGKFLDDRAAFRLDEGKGKFRHGVTAWQQGDDLRKMLKRVEQDQEINLSALLS, translated from the coding sequence ATGATCGCAACCTTAGACGACCTCTCGGTGGCGCTGGACCAAGCCCCGTGGGGGGTGCTGATTCTTCGGCAAGGACGCATCGCTTGGATCAACGAGACCCTGGCGGCGCTGACCGGACAAGCCAAATCCGACTTCATCGGCCGGCGGCTGCCGGAAACCGCCCTCGGTCAGGAGCGAAACGCGTTGGTAACCCTCCCCGGCTCCGACGGTCCTCGCCGACTTCGATCCCATCGGATCGAACCTTATCAGAGCGGGGAAGTCGTCTACTATCAGGACGTGACCGAACACCTCGAGCTCCAGGAAGCCGCCGAAGCGCTGCACCGGCGCCTGCAAACCATAGAAACCATCGATCCGGTCACCCGCCTTAAAAACCGGCGTGCGATCCTCCAGGAATTGGACCGGCAGATCAGCCGCAGCCGCCGTTATCATAACCCCCTTTCCGTGATCCGTCTGACCCTGGAAATGGACGGCGAGGCGGAAGCACGCCGGAAACAAATGGAATCCGTCGGTCAGGCGATCAAGGACAATCTGCGCTGGGCGGATGACGTGGGTGTCCTCGACGAGCGCACTTTTTTGTTGTTGCTCCCGGAAACTTTGGAGGAGGACGCCAAGGAATTGGCGGGCAAGTTTTTGGACGACCGTGCCGCTTTCCGACTCGATGAGGGCAAGGGAAAATTCCGCCACGGCGTCACCGCCTGGCAACAGGGCGACGATCTGCGCAAAATGCTCAAGCGGGTGGAGCAAGACCAAGAAATCAATCTCAGCGCCTTGCTTTCCTGA